The following proteins come from a genomic window of Pseudomonas sp. WJP1:
- a CDS encoding avidin/streptavidin family protein — MSAAGTWKNEYGSIMTLQEAGANLIGIYRSSTGSVGTYEVQGVQVGNAATAAMGQPVALSISWHAIDDASHDPSWHWNSGLCGQISLQDDQEVLVLAHNMVASSDFCGLVKAGSYIDKLTYRRAPLQEPERSLRRKNEVPGNALAGRWISAEGATLELKVFAACDNGLGYVSGRLVRSTGTLPVEGFTDLHSAPVGIAMQSLALTAAGASEVLGLSGALDGATGCLSLFEMTSESTAPGNSYSQTRMASVLFKREAQHLSEIGAQTAGAMI; from the coding sequence ATGTCTGCCGCAGGTACTTGGAAAAACGAATACGGGTCGATCATGACGCTGCAAGAAGCAGGCGCCAACCTCATTGGCATCTACCGATCTTCGACGGGTTCGGTCGGCACCTATGAAGTCCAGGGTGTGCAGGTTGGCAATGCGGCAACTGCAGCGATGGGCCAGCCAGTGGCATTGAGCATCTCGTGGCACGCCATCGATGACGCAAGTCACGATCCGAGCTGGCACTGGAACTCCGGTTTATGCGGCCAGATCAGTCTTCAGGACGATCAGGAAGTGCTGGTTTTGGCACACAATATGGTTGCTTCCAGTGACTTCTGCGGCCTGGTCAAGGCCGGCAGTTATATCGACAAATTGACTTATAGACGAGCGCCACTGCAGGAGCCCGAGCGATCGCTACGCCGTAAAAACGAAGTGCCTGGCAATGCCTTGGCTGGGAGATGGATTAGTGCCGAAGGCGCGACACTGGAGTTGAAGGTATTCGCCGCTTGCGACAATGGCCTGGGTTATGTGTCGGGTCGCCTCGTACGGTCGACCGGCACGCTGCCCGTGGAAGGGTTTACCGACCTGCACTCAGCCCCTGTCGGCATTGCGATGCAGTCCCTTGCGCTGACGGCCGCAGGGGCTTCAGAGGTACTTGGGCTGTCGGGAGCGCTTGATGGGGCGACCGGTTGCCTGTCCTTGTTCGAAATGACGAGCGAGTCAACTGCACCCGGTAACAGCTACAGCCAGACCCGGATGGCCTCTGTGCTATTCAAACGCGAAGCACAGCATTTGAGCGAGATCGGAGCACAAACCGCCGGTGCTATGATCTGA
- a CDS encoding AraC family transcriptional regulator — MDRLSTLFSQFGVRANLFYNGRLCGLASYDGAERRGYIHLLQAGSVTLLGADRKDMLLTRPSLIFMPRPSRHQLFAGESEGAQLLCASMEFEGGVDNPLAASLPDCLVLSLDELPMLADTLKWMFGEAAGAHCGREAALERLFELLVILLFRHLLDHQQLRTGMMAGLADPRLARSLVQMHNAPERAWSIAQLASESNMSRAAYAVHFRDVIGQTPAEYLLSWRISLAQKRLREGRSITLIAAEVGYESPSALARAFRRKTGYSPRDWMKDLAGEDDGTMA, encoded by the coding sequence ATGGATCGCCTGTCCACCTTGTTTTCGCAGTTCGGCGTGCGTGCAAACCTGTTTTACAACGGCAGGTTGTGTGGCCTCGCGTCCTACGATGGCGCTGAGCGGCGTGGCTATATCCATCTGCTGCAGGCCGGTAGCGTCACCTTGCTGGGCGCCGATCGCAAGGACATGCTGCTGACGCGGCCCAGCCTGATTTTCATGCCACGCCCCAGCCGGCATCAGCTGTTTGCCGGTGAGTCCGAGGGCGCTCAACTGTTGTGTGCCTCAATGGAGTTCGAGGGCGGGGTTGATAACCCGTTGGCAGCTTCGTTACCCGATTGCCTTGTGTTGTCCCTGGATGAACTGCCCATGCTCGCCGATACCCTGAAGTGGATGTTCGGCGAGGCGGCGGGTGCGCATTGTGGCAGGGAGGCAGCGCTGGAGCGCTTGTTCGAACTGCTGGTCATCCTGTTGTTTCGGCATCTGCTTGACCATCAACAGTTGCGTACCGGAATGATGGCTGGCCTGGCCGATCCGCGGTTGGCGCGCTCACTGGTGCAGATGCACAACGCACCTGAGCGTGCCTGGTCGATTGCGCAACTGGCGAGCGAGTCGAATATGTCGCGCGCGGCTTACGCGGTGCATTTTCGGGACGTTATCGGACAGACGCCTGCCGAGTACCTGTTGAGTTGGCGGATCAGCCTGGCGCAGAAACGCCTGCGTGAAGGGCGGTCGATTACGCTGATCGCCGCCGAGGTCGGCTATGAAAGCCCTTCGGCACTGGCACGCGCGTTTCGACGCAAGACGGGCTACAGCCCGCGGGACTGGATGAAAGATCTGGCGGGGGAAGATGATGGGACAATGGCCTGA